In Syntrophomonas wolfei subsp. wolfei str. Goettingen G311, a single window of DNA contains:
- the spoIIR gene encoding stage II sporulation protein R, producing MPKKYYGIIMIAILILLGTSLYLQEKPLNKSVLRLHVIANSDSLADQALKIQVKDAVVEMMKKEFAGMDNMEQARQAALEDIPEIKRTAEAVVQANGYNYPVQVSLGEYQFPTKSYGNLVLPQGEYQAVRVTIGGGEGKNWWCVLFPPLCMVSSSEQGLSLHSPEEAKVSFKCLELIPKGAKFRTSNH from the coding sequence ATGCCTAAAAAATATTATGGAATCATAATGATTGCTATTCTAATCCTTCTGGGAACTAGTCTTTACCTGCAAGAAAAGCCTCTCAATAAAAGTGTTCTGAGGTTGCATGTAATAGCTAATAGCGATAGCCTGGCTGACCAGGCCCTGAAAATACAGGTAAAAGATGCCGTAGTAGAGATGATGAAAAAGGAATTTGCCGGAATGGATAATATGGAACAAGCTCGCCAGGCTGCTCTGGAGGATATACCTGAAATAAAAAGGACTGCCGAAGCAGTGGTACAAGCCAATGGCTATAATTATCCCGTACAAGTATCACTGGGCGAATATCAATTCCCCACCAAATCATATGGCAACCTGGTTTTGCCCCAGGGAGAATACCAGGCAGTGCGAGTCACCATTGGCGGTGGTGAAGGAAAGAACTGGTGGTGCGTCTTGTTCCCGCCCCTCTGTATGGTTTCTTCCTCTGAACAGGGCTTAAGCCTGCATAGCCCGGAAGAAGCCAAAGTAAGCTTTAAATGCTTGGAATTAATCCCTAAAGGAGCTAAATTTCGTACATCCAACCATTAA
- the ispE gene encoding 4-(cytidine 5'-diphospho)-2-C-methyl-D-erythritol kinase, protein MRRNIILKAPAKVNLTLDVKGKRSDGYHELETVMHQVNLLDIIIISQAAGGIQIKSNSSLIPTNEENLAYQAAEMILGEYAHKEGVEIYIEKNIPVGAGLAGGSTDAAAVILGINQLYDLGLEEEELLEMAASIGSDVAFCLAGGSKLARGRGEILSKLPQRMIPYIILVKPDFQLSTAEVYRELDLTQVEEFPDNAAFLAAWEAYDIINIARNMRNVLETVSIRKYPEIAAIKAELIETGALNALMSGSGPSVMGIFMEEEQALKAREKFQTRYQEVFLLSSYV, encoded by the coding sequence ATGAGAAGAAATATTATTTTAAAGGCTCCAGCCAAGGTCAATCTCACCCTGGATGTTAAAGGAAAAAGAAGTGATGGTTATCATGAATTAGAGACGGTGATGCACCAGGTGAATCTGCTTGATATAATTATAATTTCCCAGGCCGCAGGCGGTATCCAGATTAAGAGCAACAGTAGCCTGATTCCGACTAACGAGGAAAACCTGGCTTACCAGGCGGCGGAAATGATCCTGGGGGAATATGCCCATAAAGAGGGAGTAGAGATCTATATTGAAAAAAATATACCGGTAGGCGCAGGTCTGGCCGGGGGAAGTACTGATGCTGCCGCTGTTATACTGGGGATAAACCAGCTCTATGACCTGGGCCTGGAAGAAGAGGAACTGCTGGAAATGGCTGCTTCGATAGGGTCTGATGTAGCCTTTTGTCTGGCTGGCGGCAGCAAATTAGCCCGGGGACGGGGTGAAATACTGAGCAAGCTGCCTCAGCGAATGATACCTTATATAATCCTGGTCAAACCCGATTTTCAGCTTTCTACAGCTGAAGTCTACCGGGAATTGGATTTGACTCAAGTGGAAGAATTTCCTGATAATGCCGCCTTTCTTGCCGCCTGGGAGGCTTATGATATTATTAATATAGCCAGAAACATGAGGAATGTCTTGGAAACAGTGAGTATAAGGAAATATCCGGAAATCGCGGCCATAAAAGCAGAGTTGATAGAAACAGGGGCCCTAAATGCCTTGATGTCCGGCAGCGGACCCAGCGTTATGGGGATATTTATGGAGGAGGAACAGGCCTTAAAGGCCCGGGAAAAGTTTCAGACCCGTTATCAGGAGGTGTTTTTACTTTCATCCTATGTTTAG
- a CDS encoding CopG family transcriptional regulator, with amino-acid sequence MATDKFEHATFYLTKNQVDLIKELARKNQISRSALVRMIIREYLARQEGNKSE; translated from the coding sequence ATGGCAACGGATAAATTTGAACATGCCACCTTCTACCTGACAAAAAATCAGGTGGATCTTATAAAAGAACTGGCCAGAAAGAACCAGATATCGCGCAGTGCCCTGGTTAGAATGATAATCCGTGAGTACCTGGCCAGACAGGAAGGGAATAAAAGCGAATAG
- a CDS encoding patatin-like phospholipase family protein, with protein sequence MKSLGLALGGGGLKGLAHIGVLQVLEENSIPISAISGTSAGSIVAALYASGLSPWRMQELAMQLEVKDYIDYDIIAFAKFFWALLLPGVKASLDGLIKGDKLEKLLYKWTRGKTLAESRIPIGIIACDIDSGQEIIFTNQNMEVTGPRLVIKEALLSEAVRSSTSIPATFVPLQFRGMQMVDGGVKEMVPVEVQKIMGTDYILSVNLGRESYAEKVTGITQIVSRSLNIMSYETSATAEALFADLVIHPRVKAVRLDDIGQAEKIIRAGRRAAKAKIDEIKRGLED encoded by the coding sequence ATGAAAAGCCTGGGCTTGGCCCTCGGAGGCGGCGGGCTAAAAGGGTTGGCGCATATTGGAGTTCTGCAGGTGCTGGAAGAAAACAGCATCCCTATTTCCGCCATATCGGGAACCAGTGCCGGAAGTATAGTGGCGGCCCTCTATGCCAGCGGCCTCTCGCCCTGGCGGATGCAAGAACTTGCGATGCAGCTCGAAGTCAAGGATTATATTGACTACGATATCATCGCCTTTGCTAAATTTTTCTGGGCTTTATTGCTTCCCGGGGTAAAGGCCAGCCTGGATGGCCTTATCAAAGGAGATAAACTGGAAAAGCTGCTTTATAAATGGACCCGGGGGAAGACCCTGGCGGAAAGCCGAATCCCCATAGGTATTATCGCCTGTGATATTGACTCTGGTCAGGAAATAATATTTACCAATCAAAACATGGAGGTCACCGGCCCCAGGCTAGTAATTAAAGAAGCCCTCTTAAGTGAAGCAGTACGCTCCAGCACTTCTATTCCCGCCACCTTCGTCCCGCTGCAGTTCAGAGGAATGCAAATGGTTGATGGGGGAGTAAAAGAAATGGTTCCGGTAGAAGTACAAAAAATTATGGGCACCGACTATATTCTTTCCGTCAATCTAGGGCGGGAGAGTTATGCGGAAAAAGTCACCGGGATCACCCAAATCGTATCCCGCAGTTTAAATATTATGAGCTATGAAACCTCCGCTACCGCCGAGGCGCTTTTTGCCGATCTGGTTATTCATCCCCGGGTAAAAGCAGTTCGCCTGGATGATATCGGGCAGGCAGAAAAGATTATCCGGGCGGGTAGGCGAGCCGCAAAAGCCAAAATCGATGAAATAAAAAGAGGATTAGAAGATTGA